The sequence below is a genomic window from Blastopirellula retiformator.
AAGAGATTCGGACCATTCGTACCGGCAACGCTCCGTTGGCCGTTCACGGTCGCTCCTCGCGACCGGCCGAACCCGACGTAGAGGAACTGCCGGCCGAAGAGCCGACCGCCGAGGAAACGACCGCGCAAGCGCCGGTCGCCGAAGCGCCCACCTCCGAAGCGCCCACCTCTGATACGCCCACCTCTGATACGCCGGTCGAGGAAGCTCCCGTCGCCGAAAAGCCCGCGAAACCAGTCGCGGACGAACCGGCCGAGCAACCCGTAGCCGCCGAGGCTCCGAAAGAAGCCAAGAAGTCCGCCGATCAGGACGCCTCGGATAGCGACTTCACGCCGATGCGCCGCGGCGACTACATCGCCCCGGGCGGTCCTGGTCGCAATAAAGTCCGCGTTCTCGGGGGCGGTCGCAGTTCCGACCAGGGAGACGCCGGAAAGCGCGATTCGAACAAGCCGAAGACGACCGCGCCGACGACCCGCGTCAAGTTCGCCGCGATGCCGACTCCGGCAACTCCGCCAACTTCGCAGGCCAAGAAGTCGGGCGAACCGGCTCCGCAAAAGCCGATCATGCAGCTTCCCAAGGAAGCCATCCAAGGCGCCAAGGCGGGGCAGAAAGCGCCGCTGGAAGAGTTCACCAAGCAGCACGAGAAAAAGCGGAAAGACAAAGAACGCCGTCCGGTTGAAATCGGATCGACCGATTCGGACGATAGCGGCGGTACGGGAGATCGTCGTCGCACCAAGTCGAAGGGTCTGGCCGGCATGGCTGGAGGTCGCGAAGCTCGCGCCGCCGGTCGTCGCACCAAGCGTCCTGGCGAAATGGATTCCGACTTGGGCAATCGCATGCGGCGACGCCCTCGTTCGCGCACGACGCGGAAGGGAGTCAACACCGCCGCGCCGCGTAAGTCGGCCGTCGAACTTGAATTGCCCTGCTCGATCCGCGACTTCTCCGAAGCGACCGGCGTCGCCACCGTCAAGATCCTGCGGACCTTGATGACGCTCGGCACGATGGCCAACATCAACACGATGATCGACACCGAAACCGGCGAGTACTTGGCCGCCGAACATGGCGTAGAGATCAATCTGAAGGACGCTTTGTCGATTGAAGACGAAGTGATCACCAAGATTGAAGAGATCGAAGACGATCCCGATACCTTGCAAGAGCGTCCGCCGGTCGTCACCTTCCTGGGTCACGTCGACCACGGTAAGACGTCGCTCATGGACAAGATCATCGATAAGAACGTCGTTTCGGGCGAAGCGGGCGGCATCACGCAGCACATTCGCGCCTACATCGTCGACAAAGACGACAAGCAGATCGCGTTCGTCGATACGCCCGGTCACGAGGCGTTTACCGCCATGCGTGCTCGCGGCGCCAACGTTACCGACATCGCGGTGCTGATCATCGCCGCCGACGACGGCATCATGCCGCAAACCGAGGAGGCGATCAGCCACGCGCAAGCGGCCGAAGTGCCGATCATCGTCGCGCTCAATAAGATCGACCTGCCGGGCGCCAATCCCGACAAAGTGATGCAGCAGTTGTCGCAGCACGGCTTGTTGCCGACCGAATGGGGCGGCGACGTCGAAGTGGTCAAAACCAGCGCCATCAGCGGCGAAGGGATCGACTCGCTGTTGGAAACGATCTTGCTGACCGCCGAACTGCACGAATACACGGCCAACCCCGATCGCCCCGCGGTCGGCGTCTGCCTGGAATCGGAGCAGGAATCGGATCGCGGCGTGTTGGCCAAGGTCATCGTCAAGAACGGGACTCTCCGCGTTGGCGACATCGTCGTCTGCGGTTCGTC
It includes:
- the infB gene encoding translation initiation factor IF-2 — encoded protein: MPIRIYALAKELDIDSKELVEICNRAGVTGKGSALASLTDDELDKVKSYISGGGKKQERKSKATGESKEAAIKQPIRDERPAPTGRPKEIRTIRTGNAPLAVHGRSSRPAEPDVEELPAEEPTAEETTAQAPVAEAPTSEAPTSDTPTSDTPVEEAPVAEKPAKPVADEPAEQPVAAEAPKEAKKSADQDASDSDFTPMRRGDYIAPGGPGRNKVRVLGGGRSSDQGDAGKRDSNKPKTTAPTTRVKFAAMPTPATPPTSQAKKSGEPAPQKPIMQLPKEAIQGAKAGQKAPLEEFTKQHEKKRKDKERRPVEIGSTDSDDSGGTGDRRRTKSKGLAGMAGGREARAAGRRTKRPGEMDSDLGNRMRRRPRSRTTRKGVNTAAPRKSAVELELPCSIRDFSEATGVATVKILRTLMTLGTMANINTMIDTETGEYLAAEHGVEINLKDALSIEDEVITKIEEIEDDPDTLQERPPVVTFLGHVDHGKTSLMDKIIDKNVVSGEAGGITQHIRAYIVDKDDKQIAFVDTPGHEAFTAMRARGANVTDIAVLIIAADDGIMPQTEEAISHAQAAEVPIIVALNKIDLPGANPDKVMQQLSQHGLLPTEWGGDVEVVKTSAISGEGIDSLLETILLTAELHEYTANPDRPAVGVCLESEQESDRGVLAKVIVKNGTLRVGDIVVCGSSHGRVKAMYDTLNPRKRLTEATTSTPVSIAGLDQAPGAGDKFYVLDDIAQAREIATLRADRSRSESLGTHTVKVSFDEFQKRREEGTLGNNEAAATLNIIVRADTRGSIEALQKEMEKLDHPEVKVRTLQASVGAVSVADVTLADASDAVIIAFNVIPDEAARSLADDNGIEIRRYNIIYKATEELKALLEGRLKPEERINELGRALVQRVFVVSRLGSIAGCRVLGGTIERGCRIRVNRDGRTIGDYPLESLKREKDDAKEVREGYECGMKLQGFNDIKDGDILEAYKVEEIARTLD